The segment AACCAAGATGCACATTGAGGTGGCTGAGTTCATTCACCCAGATCAGTTTGATAAGTACCGTGAGGAAGGATTGAAACGTGGATTGAAATATGTGGAGTCAGGGCCATTGGTGAGATCGTCCTACCACGCAGAGCGCCATGTCAATGTGCCTATTTAGTCTTTTGATCTAAGTCACTAATTTTTTCAATATCCTATCTAAATCACTCCGATTCCTGTGAATTGGGTTTTTAGGTGAAGGAGATACACTCATAGGTTCAGTCTTTCACACTGAGCCCTAATCATTTAGGAAACGCATGCAGAAAAAAGACTCCCCGTTGGTCTCCATCATCATGGCTGTCAAAGACACCGCGCCCTACCTACCTGCTTGTTTGGATTCGATCATCGACCAAACCTATACAAACTGGGAACTCATAGCTGTCAACGACCACAGCAGCGATGCGACACCTGAGATACTTGACACCTACGCCCAAAAAGATCCACGTATCAAAGTATATAATAGCGACAGACCCAAACTGATCCCAACTCTACAGGTGGCTTATGCTCAAGCTACGGGTACACTGATCAATCGAATGGATTCTGATGACAAGATGCCCGATTACAAACTAGACGTATTGGTCAAAGAGTGGAACAAATATGGCAAAGGACATGTGATAGGAGGAGGAACTGAACACTTCGTGGATGAAGGAGAGGTTGGGGATGGGTTTCGGAGATATGAGGTCTGGCTCAATGATGTCGCTCGGCGTAGTGCCCACTATGAAGAGATTTATACCGAGTGCGTGATCCCTTCTCACTCTTGGATCATCCACCGTGATGATTTTGACCAGGTGGGGGCATTTGATCCGATCGTGTATCCTGAGGACTATGACCTTTGTTTTCGGTTTTATCGTGCTCAGCTCAAAATCATCGGAATTGATGTAGTGCTCCATTATTGGAGAGATCGGTCAAACCGAATCTCCCGTACTTGGGATGAATACAAAGACAACCGCTATTTTGATCTAAAAACAAGGTTTTTCTACGAACTAGACAGAGATAAGACACGACCTCTTGTACTTTGGGGTGCAGGACGCAATGGCAAAGACATGGCTAAAATCCTCATCAGTCATGACGATGAATTCCACTGGGTGTGTGACAATGAGCGAAAGATAGGCAAGGATGTTTATGGCACCATCATGGAGCACTATGATGTGATCCCAACCCTTGACAATCCCCAAATCATGATCGTAGTTTCCTCGCCAGACGGCAAAAAGGAAATCAGAGCACAATTGCACAAATGGGGTAAGGAAGTGGTAAAGGATTATTGGTTTTTTGCGTAGCTCTACATTGGATAACGTGTCATGACATATCTCATCCCTTCTGGCTTGCAGCCCTTATTCAAATGGAATACATTTGCGCTTATTTTAAATTATTCTAAATAAGGTATGATAAAATCAGCAGCAGATTTAAAGCCAGGGCAAAGAGGGATGGTCAAAGACTTTACAGACGAGTATATCTCTCTCAAATTGTTGGAAATGGGTGTACTGCCAGGCACTGAAATCGAAATGAAGTTTGCTGCTCCCCTTGGTGATCCTATCTGTGTCGATGTCTCTGGTTATGCGCTCTCGCTGAGATTGGAAGAAGCCAGAACTATTATTCTTTCTTAATTCAATAGTATGAAGAGAGCAATCAATGTAGCCCTCGTCGGCAACCCCAACGCTGGCAAAACCTCTGTGTTCAACCTACTCACGGGGATGAACCAAAAAGTGGGCAACTTTCCTGGTGTGACCATGGACAAAGTATCCGGACACTATTCCTTTCAAGGGGAATCAACTATGGTGCTGGATCTACCTGGTACCTACAGTATCTATCCTCGGTCTATGGATGAAAGAGTAGTCTTTGACTTCCTCAGTGACGAAAATGCACACGACTACCCAGACAAAATCATAGCTGTCGCTGATGCCTCCAACCTAGAGAGAAACCTACTGCTCTTCTCACAAATTCTGGATTTGGGTCAGCCTACGATATTGGCACTTACCATGCTGGATATGGCCAACAAGCAAGGTATCAATATTGACATCACCGCACTCGAAAAGGAATTTAATACCAAAGTAGTCACCATCAATGGCCGGAATGGTGATGGGCTGGAAGAACTCAAAGAAGCGATCTTAGAAAGCCGAGAGGTAGAATACACCGCACTCTATGATGTCCGAGAGTTGTCTCCCGAAATCATCCCTGTCATCAAAGAAAAATTTGATCTTAAGAACGACTACATTGCCTATCAATATGCCCAGCAGACCTATAGCAAGTCTTTTCTGAGCAATGATGACATGCAATTTATCGCAGATGCGAAAGTCAAGTATAATTTTTGTGACCGTCAATTTCAGACCACAGAAACTGTCGAGCGATACAAAATCATCCGACAAAAACTGAGTGAGATAGTCACCCGATCACAACCTGGAGAGATCAAGACCCGCACCAGCAAACTGGACAAAATCCTGACACACAAAATCTATGGTTATCTGATATTCATGGCGGTGCTGCTACTCATGTTTCAAAGCATTTTTGAGTGGGCCAACCCATTTATGGATTGGATTGATTTGGGTTTTGCACAGCTCAGTGCTTTCGCAAGGAGTATTTTGCCCAGTGGTGTACTGACCAATCTGATTGCCGAAGGAATCATCCCTGGGCTCGGTGGAGTAGTGATATTTATTCCTCAGATCGCTCTCTTATTTTGTTTTATCTCCATCTTGGAAGAGTCAGGATACATGTCACGGGTGGTTTTCCTCACGGACAAAATCATGCGCAAATTTGGCCTCAATGGCAAGAGTATCGTGCCATTGATCTCAGGTGTGGCCTGTGCCATACCGGCCATCATGGCAACTCGCAACATAGAAAGCTGGAAGGACAGAATCATCACGATTTTTGTCACACCATTTATGAGTTGCTCGGCGCGATTGCCAGTGTATGCCATTTTGATTTCTTTGGTCATCCCTGATACCAGAGTTTTGGGAATTTTCAATCTGCAAGGCCTTACTTTGATGTTCCTTTATTTGCTGGGCTTCTTTGGGGCTATTTTTTCTGCTTTGATTCTTCAGAAAATATTGAAAGTCAAAGAGCGTAGCTATTTCATCATGGAGTTGCCCGTGTACCGCTGGCCAAAATGGAAGAATGTATGGATTACGATTTTCTCCAAGAGTAGAACCTTTGTACTCGAAGCAGGAAAAATCATCTTGGCGATATCTATAGTCCTTTGGGTTCTTGCATCCTATGGTCCGGGTGATAGATTTGACCAAGCAAGTACAGCTGTACAAAACACCTACCCCACACTAGATACAACTTCAGTAGAGTTTGAAAACGCACTGTCTGCCTACAAACTAGAAAATTCTTATGCGGGGATTTTGGGCAAATCCATAGAGCCTGTGATCAGGCCACTCGGCTATGATTGGAAAATCGGGATTGCTTTGATCACATCCTTTGCTGCGAGAGAGGTTTTCGTGGGGACCATCGCGACTATTTACAGTGTAGGAGATGAAGAGAATGAAAGCACGATCAAAGACAAATTGAAGGCAGAGATCAACCCCGAAACAGGGTTGCCGATGTACACTTTTGCGTTGGGATTGTCATTGATGATATTCTATGCTTTTGCCATGCAGTGTATGAGTACACTAGCGGTAGTCTATCGGGAGACAAAGTCTATCAAATGGCCTATTTTGCAGTTGATCTATATGTCGGGTCTCGCGTATATTTGCGCCTTGATCGCCTACCAAGTGTTTAAATAATGAGCCAGCAAGACAAAGTCACTTTTTTTCAAGAAAGACGGCAGTACTTCGAACGGAAATATCAAAAGAAGAGAAATCAAAGCTTTCGCTTGGGTTGGGTTCGTGTGTTGAGTTTTTTGGCCATGGCTATTTTACTTTACTTTCTGATGAAGGATAGAGAAACTAGCTGGGCGATTTACAGTCTCATTCTCTATCTTCCAGTATTTGGTCAATTGGTCAATCTTCACAACAAGAAGAAAAATGAAGCCAATTTGGCGAAACATTTGATTCAAATCAATGAAGAGGAAGTGCTCAGACTTGAGCGCAAGCTGAAAACACTGCCTGATGGAAAAAAGTATGCAGAGCACGAGCACCCTTATTCCTCAGACTTGGATATTTTTGGCACGCACTCTCTCTTCCAATTGCTCAACAGGAGCCATTTTGAAGGTAGTCGCCAAACCATGGCGCTTTGGCTCAATCACCCTGCAGATCATCAAACAATCCTTAGGAGACAGCAATCCATCATCGAATTGAAAGATGATATCGATTGGTGCCAAACCAACATGGCACACAGTTATTCACCCAAAGCCAAGAAAGATGAGGAAACACAATCACTCTCCAATATCCTCAGCCACCTAGCCCAAGACACAAAAGTTCTGGATAAGAAAATCTGGCATGTGGCTCAGGTGATTTTACCGCTATTGGCTATGCTGACCTTGGTTGCACACTTTTGGTTGGGGATTGATTTTAGGTGGATATTCCTACCCATGCTGATCAACGTTTTGTTTTTGAGAGTCATATTTGCACCACTGTTGAACCTCACCAGAAATCTCGAAGGAATAACCCATCTGTTGAGTGGTTATGAATCGTTCCTCAGGGCAATCGAAAAAAGAGCGTTCGAATCCAGTCTATTGCAAGAACTGAAATCTACCATCAATCAAGAAGAGCGGGCATCCAAGGTAATCAAACAATTGAAAGCGTCACTGCACTTGCTGACCAACCGCGGCAATTTGTTTTATCAAGTACTCAATTCATTGTTCGTACTAGACATTTTCATGTTGCAGAGAGTGAAAAATTGGCACAAACATTACGGACATGCTGTGATCCACTGGTTGGAAGCTGCAGATCAAGTCTCAGTAATTGCTGATTTGGCTGCTTTCTCTTTCGCTCATGAGGAATATCGGTTTCCAACGGTAGATTCTAGCGACATATGGATACAAAGTGCCGAGATGTCGCATCCACTTTTGGCTTGTGGTAAGTCGGTTTCCAACGATTTTGCCCTGTCAGGCAGGGGGCATCTGGCACTGATCACGGGTTCCAACATGTCTGGTAAGAGTACTTTTCTGCGGACTTTGGGTATCAATTTGGTCTTGGCACAAATGGGCGCACCAGTTTCGGCCAGTTCTTTCCGATTTACGCCGATCAGATTGTTTAGTAGCATGCGCACGCAAGATAATCTCGAAGAGAGCGTCAGCTCCTTTTATGCAGAGATTCGCAGAATCAAACAGCTACTGGATCAAATCAACGAGGAGAAACCCACTCTTTATCTCCTAGACGAAATACTGAAAGGTACCAACACCAAAGACAGACATGCAGGAGCCATCGCGCTGATAGAACAGCTCACAGCGCAAAACTGTATAGGGCTCATATCTACTCATGATGTAGAGCTGGCAGAATTGATCAATCCTAAGATGATCAACTTCAGTTTCAACAGTACTTTAGTCAATGACGAAATCTTGTTTGACTACAAATTGACCAATGGTCCATGCCGTAGTTTCAACGCAAGTGCCCTCATGAAAAAAATGGGGATTATCAAAAAGTAAAAAAACCTTCGCTCCTTGTCTTGGGCTGACTATTTTTGCCGCTCAGACAATGACTGTTCTATGACTTTTGATCCCAGTATTTCAATCGCTGTATTAGGAGGTGGCCAATTGGGTCGGATGATGATCCAATCTGCCATGAATCTCAACCTTGAGATTTCGTGTATGGATCCAGATCCCAATGCCCCCTGCAAAAACCTCGCAAGCCACTTCGTCAATGGTGACATCACCAACTACGACGAGGTATTGGCCTTTGGGGACGTACATGATGTGATCACCGTGGAGATCGAAAACGTCAATGTGGAAGCCCTCGAAGAATTAGAAAGAAGAGGCAAAAAAGTATTTCCGCAACCGCGTGTCTTACGAACCATCAAGGACAAGGGACTACAAAAGGAGTTTTATTTGGAGCACGACATCCCTACTTCGGAGTTCGTTTTCATCCACAGCAAAGAAGACCTGAAAGACTACACCGATCTCCTGCCAGCAGCCAACAAACTGCGTACCGAAGGATACGATGGACGTGGTGTTCAGATCATCAAAACAGAAGCTGATTTGAACAAAGGATTTGACGCTCCTTCTATCCTAGAAAAATTTGTGGATTATGCCAAAGAGATATCGGTCATCGTGGCACGAAACGAAAAAGGCGAAATCTCCACTTTTCCAGTTGTAGAGCTAGAATACCATCCCGAACAAAACCTCGTAGAGTTTCTGTTTTCCCCCTCAGAAATAGACGCTACAATCAGAGCCAATGCCAGAAAATTGGCCGAAAAGGTAATCACGGCATTTGACATGGTGGGTTTGTTGGCAGTGGAGATGTTCGTGATGAAAGATGGCTCGTTGATGGTCAACGAGTGTGCACCTAGGACGCACAACAGCGGTCACCACACCATTGAGGGCAACATCACTTCACAGTTTGAACAGCACATTCGGGCGATTCTCAACCTTCCGCTGGGTAATACAGACACCAAAGGATCAGCCGTGATGATCAATCTGCTAGGTCATCCCGATCATGCAGGTACTGCCAAATACCAAGGCATAGATGAGGCAATGAACATCACCGGCATGCACGTACATTTGTATGGCAAAAAAATCACCAAACCTTTCAGGAAAATGGGACACGTCACATTGGTCGGTCAGGATTTACAAAAACTAAAAGAGACTGCACGATCTCTCAAAGAAAGCATCAAAATAATCGCATAAACTATGACAGCACAAGTAGGTATCATCATGGGTAGCAAATCGGACTTGACCATCATGAATCAAGCCGCAGAGGTATTGACAGAGCTAGGAGTCAGCTACGAACTCACCATCGTATCTGCACACCGGACGCCCCATCGCATGGTCGAATATGCCGAGGCTGCCAAAGGAAGAGGCATCAAAGTAATCATCGCAGGTGCTGGCGGAGCTGCTCACCTACCAGGTATGGTGGCTTCTTTGACCACTCTGCCCGTGATCGGCGTGCCTGTCAAGTCGAGCAATTCCATCGACGGTTGGGATTCTGTGTTGTCTATTTTGCAGATGCCTGGCGGAGTACCTGTCGCGACAGTAGCACTAGATGGAGCAAAAAATGCAGGCATACTGGCAGCACAAATCATCGGTACCCATGACGATACGATTGGAAACAATCTGGCCGAATACAAGATTCAGATGCGCAAGAAAGTGGAAGATTCCATCAAGGAATTGTAATATTCGTACTTTCTAAGTAGCGACCACAATATTCCCTTGTTGGAGCGGTTTAGATTGTAATAATTTGGTGATTTTTATCCTCCGATTATTCCTTTCGACTAGCTAGCATTTTTTTCAAGTACCACTCTAACCAACAAGGATTTGAAACAAGGCATTTTTAAGCTATTATGCTTACCCACTTTCTGTGTGACTGTATTGCTCTCACTGAGCCAGTGCCATACGAACGAGATCGATTTTAGTGATATTGAACTACCCAACTATACTGGAGAAGTAGTAGTCCCCTTGGGTACGGCTACCTATACGGTAGCAGACTTACTCACAGATCTGGAGGACGAAAGTCTGGAAATCGATACTGCCCAATCAGGGCTTCTATCTCTTATCTATCGAGACACGACAACATTCACCAATACAGATGAAGTCATCGTCATCAATGATGTTAGTAACAATGGCTTCATTGATTCGCCAGTGGAGATCATTGGAGCCACACCTTCAGAGGTTGGCGATGTAGAGTTTACCCAAGATTTAGAATTCTTGTACCCTATCGATGGTGGTGATCAGTTGGACTCGATCAACTACAGCATGGGACAGATCACTATTACGTACGAGTCAGATTTTGATGTGCCACTCAGCTTTTCTATGGTGATAGATGATATCATAGACCGAGCAACAGGTAATCCACTTGTGTTGACAGGTATAGCAGCACCTAATGGCTCTGGCAACCAAAGCCAATCTCTTGTCAATCACAAAACCATTGCGCGACAAAATAATTCAAACGAAAACTCCTTTACAGGCACCTTTTTGGGTACGCTGGATGTAGGTGCGGGTGACAATGTTTACACCACGGATCAATTTCGTTATACGATTGACATTACAGGAGCAGATTTCGAAACCATCTACGGTTATTTTGGAGAGAAGAACTATGACCTTTTCGATCAATCCATAGCCATGGATTTTTTTGATCAGTTGGATGGAGAGATTAAATTCAGTTCTCCTGAAGTAAGAATCATCGTTGACAATTCCTTTGGATTGACAATGGGACTGAATTTGTCCAACATTTCAACATCTAATGCTAACAGCAGCCAAACGCTCACTGGCAGTGTCACGGAGCAGTTGCAATTCATCAATGGACCTGATATCTATTCCGTCGGTAGTTCTAGAACCTCCAGTGTTCGTATCAACAATACCAATTCCAACATCGCTGACCTGTTCAGTATCTCTCCAAACATGGTCAACCTCACAATCAACGCACAAAGTAATTATAGCAATTCTCCGAACAGAGTGCCAGAGGACGACCGCAATTTTACCGATCAGAACAGTACGGCCAGTACGATTGTAGAAGTCGAGTTGCCACTTAATTTACAATTGCGTCAATTGACTCGTCACATTGATTACAGCCTCAGTGATTTCAGTTTCGATCAGGCTGACACCATCAACCTACGCATCAAGACCAACAATCGACTCCCTATGAGTGGGACGTTGGATTTGCAATTTCTGGATGCAGACAGCGCGGTGGTTTATGAGAGCAAAAATGTAAGCATTTTCACGTCTCCAGAAGTCCCTGCAGGTAGCAACATCAATGAACCTGTGGTCAACATTGATTTTATCCCGCTATTTGGCGAAGGTTTGGACGCACTGTTCAATCAACCAACCATCAGAATAGTCATCCATGTGGATAGCTATGATGTCGAGAATGATACCTATGTAAAAATATTTGCAGACTATGCATTAGAAATATTGTTGGGAGTGGAGGCCACTTTAGATGTTGAACTTTAAATCCATTTCCTTGAAAACATTTGCAACCTTATTGATGTGTTGTTTTGTCTCACTAGCAAGCTGGGGACAATCTGGTATATCCTTGTATCATCTCAACAATGAAACGTTTCAGGGCAACAACATGAACCCCGCTTTTATACCCGATGGAAAAGTGTTTTTGGGACTTCCCGTACTTTCTGGTGTGATGGTGGACTTAAACGCTACTGCGAGCTACAATGATCTTCAAACCATTGATGACGAAGGAACAAAAGTGTATGATTTCGACAAAATAGTTTCTCAATCCAAAGACAAAAACTATCTCGGTGTAGAGTCAGAGATTTCAACATTTTACTTAGGATTTAGACCCAAAGCTACCATGGCTTTTTCCGTTTTCGTGAGAGAGCGGATTGCTGCCAGAGGATTTTACAGTCATGATGCCGCGGATTTTATTTGGAATGGAAATAAAAACTATGTGGGCAAAAGTGTTGACTTGTCTACTACACTCGTAGATGCTAGGTATTACAGAGAATACGGAATTGGACTGTGGAAAAGCTTTCCAAAAAACAAACTGGATGTGGGTGTCAGGGTGAAATTCCTCAATGGCATGATCAGTGCCATTAGTGATTCGGACTTTGATGGCAGGATAATGGTCAGTGATGACAATTATCAGCATACGCTCAGTCTGTCTCATGCCCGTGTCAATACTGCTGGGATCAACTTGATCGAAAATGGCAATGAGGGCGACCTAGAATCTCATCTCATCAGCAACAACAACCTCGGTTTTGGAATCGATGTGGGGGTCAATTGGAGAATCAATGAAAAATTCTCAACCAGTCTAGCAATCAATGATCTAGGGTTTATTAATTGGAAAACTGATCCTGAAAATTATTGGGTGGCAGATACTACTTTTTCTTTCGATGGGCTCAATCTCAAAGATTCTGACAACATCGTAGATGCTATCAAAGATTCCTTAATCAATAGGTTGCAAGATTCTATCAGTTATGAATCCTACAGTTCTGGTCTCAACACGAGTGCTTATGCCAGTGGCAGTTATCACCTGAGTCGCAGAGACATGGTGACCGCAACAATTTCTAGTCATATCGTGCAGGGGAATTTCCGCATGCTATATGCCCTAGGTTACACCAGAAAATTCGGTAACATTCTTTCTGTATCTGGCAATGTCATCCGCAAACCACAGCAAGGATTTGATGTGGGGTTGGCTACTGCTGTCAACCTAGGAGCACTCCAACTGTATGCTGCTAGCGACCAAATAATCAAAGTATGGAATACCCCAGAAGCCAGTTCATTTGATATCCGTTTTGGCATCAACTTTATTTTTGGGAGATCCAAAGTAAAAGCAGATGCCAAAGACAACCGAAAGGATCTGCAGCACGAATCGCCGTATGGCAAAGGGGCTAAAGTAGAAAAAAGTGATGGTTTATATTGGATCGTCCCCAAACAAAAACCTCGGCCAGTGTACAACGATCATCCAGAGTTTAGTGACAAATAAAAGGGGAGAGAAATTGATCCTCATGTGAGTATCTGTGATTGTAGTATAACTTCACAAGACACAAATCCATGCTCTCACAAGTTTTAGGTTTTAGAAAAACACCTTATCTTGAACCCTATGAAGGACCCACTAAGAAAAGAAGACATTGATCAAGAGGTATTTGATCTCTATGATGATTATGCTCACAACAAGATCGAAAGACGTCAGTTTATTGAGAAACTTTCGCTCTATGCCATAGGAGGTATCACGATATCATCTCTGATGAGCTATATGATGCCCAACTATGTAGATACTCAGATCGTGAAACAGGATGATCCCAGACTCATTTCTGATTACCTCAACTATGAATCTCCCAATGGCGGGGGTACGATTAAGGCACTTTTCTCCAAGCCTAAAGATCCCAAAGCAAAGATGCCAGGTGTCATTGTCGTACATGAGAACCGTGGTCTCAATCCCTACATCGAGGATGTAGGTCGGCGTGTTGCGCTCGAAGGATTCGTTTCCTTGGCGCCTGATGCTTTGAGTCCTCTTGGCGGCTACCCCGGCAATGACGATGATGGACGAGCTCTGCAAAAGCAGCGTGATCGAAGCGAGATGTTGACCGATTTTATTGCAGCCTATGATTATCTGATCTCACGAGACGATTGCAATGGCAAGGTAGGAGTTGTAGGATTTTGTTTTGGTGGTTGGATTTCTAATATGATGGCTGTAAAAATTCCAACCCTGTCAGCAGCAGTACCCTACTATGGTGGACAACCTTCCACAGAGGATGTGCCCAATATCAAAGCACCGCTCATGCTCCAGTATGCAGGGCTTGATTCACGAGTAAATGAAGGTTGGCCAACCTATGAAGCGGCGCTTAAAGAAAATAACAAAACCTTTGTAGCTCACTTTTACCCAGAGGTCAATCATGGCTTTCACAACAATACCACTCCTCGATATGATGAAGCAGCCGCCTTACTATCTTGGGATCGAACAATTGCTTTTTTTAACCAGTACTTGAAATAGCCATCAAGTACATTAAAAGTGCTATTGGATAATCTGGGCTAGACCTATGCTTCTCTTACCTTGTCCATGAGTTCCTTGCGGATACCCCAGTCTTTAGCAAGGTTGAGCATGGCAGTGGCTTCCATTTCGGTGAGGTAGCCCTTTTTGTTGTTGTCTTCCCATACAGAGAATAGATAAGCTAGCTTTTTTTCGACAGGTAGTACGCCGATGATTTTGCTAAGCATCTCTCTTGATCGATCAAATGCCGACATAAAGTCTTCTGCGATGAAGTCATTGGCCCATTGCAGCTCTTCATGTGCAGATAGTTTGTCTGCGGATTCGTTGAGAATCTTCTCTTCGTCCTCATCCAGCCCATGGTAATGGAAGATCAGTGACTTGAGGAGCATAAAGGCTTTTTTCTCTTCTTGGTTCATGGAGACAGGAGGCTAGGT is part of the Reichenbachiella agarivorans genome and harbors:
- a CDS encoding glycosyltransferase family 2 protein, encoding MQKKDSPLVSIIMAVKDTAPYLPACLDSIIDQTYTNWELIAVNDHSSDATPEILDTYAQKDPRIKVYNSDRPKLIPTLQVAYAQATGTLINRMDSDDKMPDYKLDVLVKEWNKYGKGHVIGGGTEHFVDEGEVGDGFRRYEVWLNDVARRSAHYEEIYTECVIPSHSWIIHRDDFDQVGAFDPIVYPEDYDLCFRFYRAQLKIIGIDVVLHYWRDRSNRISRTWDEYKDNRYFDLKTRFFYELDRDKTRPLVLWGAGRNGKDMAKILISHDDEFHWVCDNERKIGKDVYGTIMEHYDVIPTLDNPQIMIVVSSPDGKKEIRAQLHKWGKEVVKDYWFFA
- a CDS encoding 5-(carboxyamino)imidazole ribonucleotide synthase, which encodes MTFDPSISIAVLGGGQLGRMMIQSAMNLNLEISCMDPDPNAPCKNLASHFVNGDITNYDEVLAFGDVHDVITVEIENVNVEALEELERRGKKVFPQPRVLRTIKDKGLQKEFYLEHDIPTSEFVFIHSKEDLKDYTDLLPAANKLRTEGYDGRGVQIIKTEADLNKGFDAPSILEKFVDYAKEISVIVARNEKGEISTFPVVELEYHPEQNLVEFLFSPSEIDATIRANARKLAEKVITAFDMVGLLAVEMFVMKDGSLMVNECAPRTHNSGHHTIEGNITSQFEQHIRAILNLPLGNTDTKGSAVMINLLGHPDHAGTAKYQGIDEAMNITGMHVHLYGKKITKPFRKMGHVTLVGQDLQKLKETARSLKESIKIIA
- the purE gene encoding 5-(carboxyamino)imidazole ribonucleotide mutase — its product is MTAQVGIIMGSKSDLTIMNQAAEVLTELGVSYELTIVSAHRTPHRMVEYAEAAKGRGIKVIIAGAGGAAHLPGMVASLTTLPVIGVPVKSSNSIDGWDSVLSILQMPGGVPVATVALDGAKNAGILAAQIIGTHDDTIGNNLAEYKIQMRKKVEDSIKEL
- the feoB gene encoding ferrous iron transport protein B, encoding MKRAINVALVGNPNAGKTSVFNLLTGMNQKVGNFPGVTMDKVSGHYSFQGESTMVLDLPGTYSIYPRSMDERVVFDFLSDENAHDYPDKIIAVADASNLERNLLLFSQILDLGQPTILALTMLDMANKQGINIDITALEKEFNTKVVTINGRNGDGLEELKEAILESREVEYTALYDVRELSPEIIPVIKEKFDLKNDYIAYQYAQQTYSKSFLSNDDMQFIADAKVKYNFCDRQFQTTETVERYKIIRQKLSEIVTRSQPGEIKTRTSKLDKILTHKIYGYLIFMAVLLLMFQSIFEWANPFMDWIDLGFAQLSAFARSILPSGVLTNLIAEGIIPGLGGVVIFIPQIALLFCFISILEESGYMSRVVFLTDKIMRKFGLNGKSIVPLISGVACAIPAIMATRNIESWKDRIITIFVTPFMSCSARLPVYAILISLVIPDTRVLGIFNLQGLTLMFLYLLGFFGAIFSALILQKILKVKERSYFIMELPVYRWPKWKNVWITIFSKSRTFVLEAGKIILAISIVLWVLASYGPGDRFDQASTAVQNTYPTLDTTSVEFENALSAYKLENSYAGILGKSIEPVIRPLGYDWKIGIALITSFAAREVFVGTIATIYSVGDEENESTIKDKLKAEINPETGLPMYTFALGLSLMIFYAFAMQCMSTLAVVYRETKSIKWPILQLIYMSGLAYICALIAYQVFK
- a CDS encoding DUF5723 family protein; this encodes MKTFATLLMCCFVSLASWGQSGISLYHLNNETFQGNNMNPAFIPDGKVFLGLPVLSGVMVDLNATASYNDLQTIDDEGTKVYDFDKIVSQSKDKNYLGVESEISTFYLGFRPKATMAFSVFVRERIAARGFYSHDAADFIWNGNKNYVGKSVDLSTTLVDARYYREYGIGLWKSFPKNKLDVGVRVKFLNGMISAISDSDFDGRIMVSDDNYQHTLSLSHARVNTAGINLIENGNEGDLESHLISNNNLGFGIDVGVNWRINEKFSTSLAINDLGFINWKTDPENYWVADTTFSFDGLNLKDSDNIVDAIKDSLINRLQDSISYESYSSGLNTSAYASGSYHLSRRDMVTATISSHIVQGNFRMLYALGYTRKFGNILSVSGNVIRKPQQGFDVGLATAVNLGALQLYAASDQIIKVWNTPEASSFDIRFGINFIFGRSKVKADAKDNRKDLQHESPYGKGAKVEKSDGLYWIVPKQKPRPVYNDHPEFSDK
- a CDS encoding dienelactone hydrolase family protein; the encoded protein is MKDPLRKEDIDQEVFDLYDDYAHNKIERRQFIEKLSLYAIGGITISSLMSYMMPNYVDTQIVKQDDPRLISDYLNYESPNGGGTIKALFSKPKDPKAKMPGVIVVHENRGLNPYIEDVGRRVALEGFVSLAPDALSPLGGYPGNDDDGRALQKQRDRSEMLTDFIAAYDYLISRDDCNGKVGVVGFCFGGWISNMMAVKIPTLSAAVPYYGGQPSTEDVPNIKAPLMLQYAGLDSRVNEGWPTYEAALKENNKTFVAHFYPEVNHGFHNNTTPRYDEAAALLSWDRTIAFFNQYLK
- a CDS encoding MutS-related protein, translating into MSQQDKVTFFQERRQYFERKYQKKRNQSFRLGWVRVLSFLAMAILLYFLMKDRETSWAIYSLILYLPVFGQLVNLHNKKKNEANLAKHLIQINEEEVLRLERKLKTLPDGKKYAEHEHPYSSDLDIFGTHSLFQLLNRSHFEGSRQTMALWLNHPADHQTILRRQQSIIELKDDIDWCQTNMAHSYSPKAKKDEETQSLSNILSHLAQDTKVLDKKIWHVAQVILPLLAMLTLVAHFWLGIDFRWIFLPMLINVLFLRVIFAPLLNLTRNLEGITHLLSGYESFLRAIEKRAFESSLLQELKSTINQEERASKVIKQLKASLHLLTNRGNLFYQVLNSLFVLDIFMLQRVKNWHKHYGHAVIHWLEAADQVSVIADLAAFSFAHEEYRFPTVDSSDIWIQSAEMSHPLLACGKSVSNDFALSGRGHLALITGSNMSGKSTFLRTLGINLVLAQMGAPVSASSFRFTPIRLFSSMRTQDNLEESVSSFYAEIRRIKQLLDQINEEKPTLYLLDEILKGTNTKDRHAGAIALIEQLTAQNCIGLISTHDVELAELINPKMINFSFNSTLVNDEILFDYKLTNGPCRSFNASALMKKMGIIKK
- a CDS encoding FeoA family protein — protein: MIKSAADLKPGQRGMVKDFTDEYISLKLLEMGVLPGTEIEMKFAAPLGDPICVDVSGYALSLRLEEARTIILS